GGGCATTTTTCCAACCTTGGCCCGCAGCGGTATAATCCAGGCAGCCTTCAAGTTCGGGATATTAAGCGTGTTGGCTCCTGCCCCCATGCCAAGAAGCGATGCCAGCGCTTCTTGCAAGGCGGGCTTAACCTTGTCCGGCACTGTACCTATCATTTCATTTGCCTGTTCCAGTGAAACCATACTGTATGGGCTGAAGTTTTTCATGTATCCTGAAAGAATATCGATGGCCTGATTCAGGTCTTCCTTCGGTATCCCTTCAAGATTCATAACATGCGTAAAGTCGCCTTGTGAGAAAGGCAACGCATCAGAAGGCAGGCAAGCCGCCGGCATGGCTAACACCAACATGAAAATGATGATTTCTGTTTTTATATTCATTTCTTTGATGAGATAAAAACAAATTACTTTGTATTATGTTGATGGCATAATCTTTTTAATGTCATTGATCATGTTCGTTATCTCTTCAACAATTTTTCTCCGTCTTTCAAACAGACTTAGATAGCTAAACAATGTGCATACAATCAAGCCGATAAATGGAATTACGAATACCGGCACTTGGAAAGCGGTAATTAGATTAAGAAGAAAGGCTAAAAATGACAGTACTGCAAGGATCAAAAAAACCCAACCACGGGATCCTTTGTTTATATCAAATGTTTTAAATATATTGCCATGTACACCTGATATCACCCATTCTGCATCCGTTGTGGTGTTTTTGACAAAGCAGGTGAGACGCTCTTTGCCATCTGAAACCTCACAAATGGCAATCTTGTGTCCCGGTCTAAAGGCCAAAGATCCAGGAAAACCCCATTGAACCTCCTTGCCATTATGATTTACCCAAACCTTTGTTTCCCACGACGTATGTGAGCTGATGCGTACGTCGGACATATGGCCTGAGCCATTAGAAACCGATCCGCCTCCACCTTGACCGTGAACATGGGTGGTGCCCACTTCATCAAGCTGAAGAACCTCTCCCTCAAGAATTCCTGCGACCAGCTCAGCATCCCCGATTGTATATTTCCGCGTAGTTTCCATCATGTTCTCCTTTTCTATTTTTTAGGCTCTAAACGGCAGGGCGGCTTTTGTTACTAAGGAACCTTGGTAGCTGAGATTCCTTAGTCAGAAGTGGCATCCCATCTTTCTAAAAACGCATATGGGTTACAACTGAAATCAGGGTTACAACTGTGACTCTAATAAAGTCAAGAAAAAATATGCTAACTTGATAAAATGAGAAGCGAACCTGAGATATATCAAGAAATTTCGGAGGTATTGGAGCGGCGACGTGTGGATTTGAAAATGTCGAAAAGACAATTAGCTAAATTAACTGACATAACGCCTGTATACTTAAGAGAAGTGCTGAGAGGTGATAGAAAACCATCCGTGGTTATTCTTATTTCACTATGCTCAGCCCTAAACTTAAAAATGTCTGATATATTTCTTAAATTAGAAAGACAAAATAAAATATGAATTAATGCAGAAGAATAAAAAACGACTCATGAATAGCCAACATCGAGATCTGTAGCTAGCTTCATTGATGCATGAAATATTCATTTAGTATCTTATATTTTACGATAATGGCTATTCAGGGAGCTATTGATTGGCTGTTTTTTCCACCAAGGTATAACTCGTGCTGCGCCCGCCGCTCTCGCTTTGCAGCAAAATACCGTATCCCATCAATTCCCGAATATCCCGTAAGGCGGTATCCGGAGAACACTTTGCCAGTTTTGCGTATTTGCCACTGGTCAGTTTCCCCTCGAATCCGGTTAAC
The sequence above is a segment of the Desulfovibrio sp. genome. Coding sequences within it:
- a CDS encoding helix-turn-helix transcriptional regulator: MRSEPEIYQEISEVLERRRVDLKMSKRQLAKLTDITPVYLREVLRGDRKPSVVILISLCSALNLKMSDIFLKLERQNKI